A genome region from Musa acuminata AAA Group cultivar baxijiao chromosome BXJ3-5, Cavendish_Baxijiao_AAA, whole genome shotgun sequence includes the following:
- the LOC135638163 gene encoding E3 ubiquitin-protein ligase IPI1-like, which produces MGLVGAGKDTEDGDEVVHVYCSICLNAVKCGGDRSTAKLQCGHEFHLDCIGSAFNAKGVMQCPNCRKVEEGNWFYANGYHSTPELTMDEWIQDEDLYNLNYAESPFGGHWFPIGSLARIPSFEEGESSPAVSFWDLSGYHANFSENQATVSVAHPCPFMAYMPPLQPSSSSNNHSFDSNSSDPGYHHQWSHFPRPRDFQTLYMMAPSNIHYHGWEHCHASYSPNAHINSAESLHFARLATNGLPATDSVFHPFVLSHGIVSRAGATGSSAPSLVPPYLRTHGNGHEHYQLQHSQIMHGTGMPLSGSLWSFNPAEQCGPFLVSPAVQTNVDAENITSTRLYAWERQCFAPHPFFPIDREPSCWGPFLQANGSGVSDSSPPQMVYFPLNSSERLPAQAGHNRPMPPPPPRMLPLL; this is translated from the exons ATGGGCCTCGTGGGAGCGGGAAAGGACACCGAAGATGGGGATGAGGTCGTGCACGTTTACTGCTCAATCTGCCTTAACGCCGTGAAGTGCGGTGGGGATCGGTCCACCGCCAAGCTGCAATGCGGGCACGAATTCCACCTTG attGCATTGGTTCAGCATTTAATGCTAAAGGGGTGATGCAATGCCCTAATTGTCGAAAAGTTGAAGAAGGCAATTGGTTCTATGCAAATGGCTATCATTCGACACCAGAACTCACCATGGATGAGTGGATACAAGATGAGGACCTGTACAATCTGAACTATGCAGAATCT CCATTTGGAGGTCATTGGTTTCCAATTGGTAGCTTGGCAAGGATTCCATCGTTTGA GGAAGGTGAATCTTCTCCGGCTGTTTCTT TCTGGGATCTTTCAGGATATCATGCTAATTTTTCGGAGAATCAGGCTACTGTCTCAGTAGCTCATCCATGCCCTTTCATGGCCTACATGCCACCGCTCCAACCTTCATCTTCCTCAAATAACCATTCCTTTGATTCCAATAGCAGTGATCCTGGATATCACCATCAGTGGAGTCACTTCCCAAGGCCAAGAGATTTTCAAACCCTATATATGATGGCACCAAGTAACATTCACTATCATGGCTGGGAACACTGTCATGCATCTTACTCTCCAAATGCCCACATAAATAGTGCCGAATCATTACACTTTGCAAGGCTAGCCACTAATGGTTTGCCTGCCACTGATTCTGTTTTCCATCCCTTTGTTCTCAGTCATGG AATTGTTTCCAGAGCTGGGGCTACTGGCTCATCCGCACCCTCATTGGTTCCACCATATCTTAGAACCCATGGCAATGGTCATGAACACTATCAACTCCAACATTCTCAAATCATGCATGGAACAGGCATGCCACTTTCTGGAAGTTTGTGGAGTTTCAATCCAGCGGAACAATGTGGCCCTTTCCTGGTCTCTCCAGCAGTGCAGACCAATGTAGATGCAGAGAACATCACAAGTACTCGCCTCTATGCATGGGAACGCCAGTGTTTTGCACCCCATCCATTTTTTCCAATCGACAGGGAACCCAGTTGTTGGGGCCCTTTTTTGCAGGCTAATGGTAGCGGTGTATCAGATTCCAGTCCCCCTCAGATGGTCTACTTCCCTCTCAACAGTTCTGAGAGGCTGCCGGCACAGGCAGGACACAACCGACCGatgcctccacctccacctcgcaTGCTGCCCTTGTTGTGA
- the LOC135638455 gene encoding rapid alkalinization factor-like produces MAIPVQSSPLLLAVLLLLSTAAAAGGSGKQPPLGWTPSLAGCRGTIAECLGDEELDLGAVVSRRVLATSSYISYGALRADTTPCSQPGASYYNCQPGAQSNPYSRSCSAITQCRS; encoded by the coding sequence ATGGCGATACCAGTGCAAAGCTCCCCGCTTTTGCTCGCCGTCCTACTCCTCCTGTCCACCGCGGCCGCAGCCGGCGGATCTGGGAAGCAGCCCCCCCTTGGCTGGACCCCTTCCCTGGCGGGGTGCCGCGGCACCATCGCGGAGTGCCTCGGGGACGAGGAGCTCGACCTGGGAGCCGTGGTGAGCCGCCGCGTCCTTGCCACCTCCAGTTACATCAGCTACGGCGCCCTCAGGGCCGACACCACCCCCTGCTCCCAACCCGGCGCCTCCTACTACAACTGCCAGCCCGGAGCTCAGTCCAATCCGTACTCCCGTAGCTGCTCCGCCATCACCCAGTGCCGGAGTTGA
- the LOC103986493 gene encoding pollen-specific leucine-rich repeat extensin-like protein 3, with the protein MEASGWPLSLVLLLLLFSSSAYALSNAEAAWIARRQLLALSRGGDLPDDFEFDIKIDLDFANARLRRAYIALQAWRHAMYSDPFNFTGNWVGRDVCSYNGVFCSPALDNPNIAVVAGVDLNGADIAGHLPIELGLLTDAALIHINSNRFCGIIPKSFSRLQLLHELDVSNNRFVGPFPMVLVGLPSLRYLDLRFNDFEGPLPPEIFDKALDAIFLNDNRFSSPIPDNFGNSTASIVVLANNNLGGCIPSSAGKMGATLNELVLLNNGLVGCLPVEIGLLGNVTVFDASSNSLTGTLPTSFAALSKVEELDLSHNVLTGIVPEKLCRLPSLANFTFSYNYFKGEAGECVSSSSSDIVFEDTGNCLEKRPGQKSTKTCFPVMTRPVDCSKDKCGSSPSSSSPSPATPSSPKSSPKPVTPTSPKPSPKPVTPTSPKPSPKSVTPTSPKSSPKPVTPTSPKPSPKPVTPTSPKPSPKPVTPTSPKPSPKPVTPTSPKPSPKPVTPTSPKPSPKPVTPTSPKPSPKPVTSTSPKPSPKPEPVTAPSPKPSLKPVVTSPPHQVVFPSPPPPAQQEPAPKTPPPQPSESPRTPVNSPPPPPYSDSPVTRTHSPPPPPHSESPVTRVHSPPPPELVTVPPQSVQSPPIVNSPPPPTAHPPPPSVVSPPKPVYSPPPPVAYSPPPPINSPPPTSPLTSPTPPVYSPPPPPLPSSSPPPINSSPSVVPSPPAVHSPPPSVYPPTSTPVASSPPPPINSSPSVVPSPPAVHSPPPSVYPPTSTPVASSPPPPPVLSPPPPVSSSPPPPVHSPPPAAYSPPPPAHSPPPPIYSPPPTSTESSPSPSPSSPPLTQSPPPTSIVSSPSPVHSPSPPPSSVASSSPPLVSSPPPLSQSPPPPVPSPPPPVSSSPPPPVNSPPPAAYSPPPPAHSPPPPIYSPPPTSTESSPSPVPSSPPLTQSPPPTSVVSSPSPVHSPSPPPSSVASSSPPLVSSPPPLSQSPPPLPPPVYSPPPLVSSPQPSPLVSSPSPELAVLPPVGGLSYASPPPPIYKGY; encoded by the coding sequence ATGGAGGCCTCCGGCTGGCCTCTCTCTctcgtccttctcctcctcctcttctcttcctctgccTACGCTCTCTCGAACGCCGAAGCGGCCTGGATCGCCCGCCGCCAGCTTCTGGCCCTGTCAAGGGGCGGCGACCTCCCCGATGACTTCGAATTTGATATCAAGATCGACCTCGACTTCGCCAACGCCCGCCTCCGCCGTGCCTACATCGCCCTCCAAGCCTGGCGCCACGCCATGTACTCCGACCCCTTCAACTTCACCGGCAACTGGGTCGGCCGCGACGTGTGCAGCTACAACGGCGTCTTCTGCTCCCCGGCTCTCGATAATCCCAACATCGCTGTCGTGGCCGGCGTCGACCTCAATGGCGCCGACATCGCGGGCCACCTCCCCATCGAGCTCGGCCTCCTTACCGACGCCGCGCTCATCCACATCAATTCCAACCGGTTCTGCGGAATCATTCCCAAGAGCTTCTCCCGTTTGCAGCTCCTCCACGAGCTTGATGTCAGCAACAACCGCTTCGTCGGGCCATTTCCGATGGTCCTCGTTGGCCTACCGTCTCTGAGGTACCTCGACCTTCGGTTCAATGACTTCGAGGGTCCCCTCCCGCCGGAGATTTTCGACAAGGCGCTCGACGCCATCTTCTTGAACGACAACCGCTTCAGCTCGCCTATCCCCGACAACTTTGGCAACTCCACTGCGTCCATTGTTGTTCTTGCCAACAACAACCTCGGGGGTTGCATTCCGTCGAGCGCCGGAAAGATGGGAGCCACCCTCAACGAGCTTGTGCTGCTAAACAACGGGCTCGTCGGCTGCTTGCCGGTGGAGATCGGACTTCTGGGCAACGTGACGGTGTTCGATGCGAGCTCGAACTCGTTGACTGGCACGCTGCCGACGAGCTTTGCGGCGTTGAGCAAGGTGGAGGAGTTGGACTTGTCGCACAATGTCCTCACCGGAATCGTCCCTGAGAAGCTCTGCCGCTTGCCCAGCCTCGCCAACTTCACGTTCTCTTACAACTACTTCAAGGGCGAAGCCGGCGAGTGCGTGTCATCATCGAGCTCTGATATCGTCTTTGAAGACACAGGCAATTGCCTTGAGAAGAGGCCCGGGCAGAAGTCGACGAAGACATGTTTTCCGGTGATGACTCGCCCTGTGgactgcagtaaagataaatgtgGGTCTTCTCCGAGCTCTTCGTCTCCATCTCCAGCCACACCATCATCTCCGAAATCTTCACCAAAGCCGGTGACGCCGACATCTCCAAAACCATCACCGAAGCCGGTGACGCCGACATCTCCAAAACCATCACCGAAGTCGGTGACGCCGACGTCTCCGAAATCATCACCAAAGCCGGTGACGCCGACGTCTCCGAAACCATCACCAAAGCCGGTGACGCCGACGTCTCCAAAACCATCACCAAAGCCAGTGACGCCGACATCTCCAAAACCATCACCGAAGCCGGTGACGCCGACATCTCCAAAACCATCACCGAAGCCGGTGACGCCGACGTCTCCGAAACCATCACCAAAGCCGGTGACGCCGACGTCTCCGAAACCATCGCCAAAGCCGGTGACGTCGACGTCTCCGAAACCATCGCCAAAACCAGAACCGGTGACAGCACCATCACCGAAACCATCTCTGAAACCAGTGGTGACCTCGCCACCACATCAGGTGGTATTCCCATCGCCGCCACCTCCAGCCCAACAGGAGCCCGCTCCCAAAACTCCACCACCTCAGCCTTCAGAGTCGCCAAGGACACCAGTAaactcaccaccaccacctccctaTTCAGACTCACCGGTGACACGGACACACTCACCGCCACCACCTCCGCATTCAGAGTCACCGGTAACACGAGTGCATTCGCCTCCGCCACCAGAACTAGTGACCGTGCCTCCCCAGTCAGTCCAATCTCCACCTATAGTTAACTCACCACCCCCACCAACGGCTCACCCTCCACCTCCGTCAGTAGTGTCACCACCAAAACCAGTATACTCTCCACCTCCACCAGTAGCCTACTCTCCGCCTCCTCCAATTAACTCACCACCACCTACATCGCCTCTAACATCTCCTACgcctcctgtatactcaccaccaccaccaccattaccATCATCATCCCCACCACCAATAAACTCTTCACCATCAGTTGTGCCCTCACCACCAGCAGTGCACTCTCCTCCACCATCAGTTTACCCACCAACATCAACACCCGtagcatcatctccaccaccaccaatAAACTCTTCACCATCAGTTGTGCCCTCACCACCAGCAGTGCACTCTCCTCCACCATCAGTTTACCCACCAACATCAACACCCGtagcatcatctccaccaccaccaccagttcTCTCTCCTCCACCGCCTGTATCCtcgtcaccaccaccaccagtgcACTCGCCTCCACCGGCTGCATACTCACCACCACCACCGGCACACTCTCCTCCACCACCTATTTACTCACCTCCGCCAACATCAACAGAATCATCTCCATCACCAAGTCCCTCTTCTCCACCGCTTACGCAGTCACCACCACCAACATCCATAGTATCATCTCCATCACCGGTGCACTCAccttcaccaccaccatcatccgTAGCATCATCTTCACCACCACTTGTATCCTCACCACCGCCTCTAAGCCAATCGCCACCACCACCAGTTCCCTCTCCTCCACCGCCTGTATCCTCGTCACCACCACCACCGGTGAACTCTCCTCCACCGGCTGCATACTCACCACCACCACCGGCACACTCTCCTCCACCACCTATTTACTCACCTCCGCCAACATCAACAGAATCATCTCCATCACCAGTTCCCTCTTCTCCACCGCTTACGCAGTCACCACCACCAACATCCGTAGTATCATCTCCATCACCGGTGCACTCTccttcaccaccaccatcatccgTAGCATCATCTTCACCACCACTTGTATCCTCACCACCGCCTCTAAGCCAAtcaccaccaccactaccaccaCCAGTGTACTCTCCTCCACCACTGGTGTCGTCACCGCAGCCATCGCCTCTCGTCTCCTCCCCATCACCTGAGTTGGCCGTCCTCCCACCCGTCGGTGGGTTGAGCTATGCGTCACCACCTCCACCCATCTACAAAGGCTACTAA
- the LOC135637979 gene encoding large ribosomal subunit protein eL22y-like produces MSRGVGGAAAKAGKKKGSTFVIDCAKPVEDKIMDIASLEKFLQERIKVAGGKAGALGDAVTVTRDKSKITVTSEGPFSKRYLKYLTKKYLKKHNVRDWLRVISSNKDRSVYELRYFNIAENEAEEED; encoded by the exons ATGAGTCGCGGGGTCGGTGGAGCGGCGGCGAAGGCGGGGAAGAAGAAGGGTTCGACCTTCGTGATCGACTGCGCGAAGCCGGTGGAGGACAAGATCATGGACATCGCTTCACTGGAGAAGTTCCTCCAGGAGCGGATCAAGGTCGCCGGCGGAAAGGCCGGAGCACTCGGCGACGCCGTCACCGTCACCCGAGACAAGAGCAAGATCACCGTCACCTCTGAGGGCCCCTTCTCCAAGCG GTACTTGAAATACTTAACAAAGAAATACTTGAAGAAGCACAACGTGCGGGATTGGCTGCGCGTGATTTCATCCAACAAAGATCGCAGCGTTTATGAGCTCAGGTACTTCAACATTGCCGAGAACGAGGCGGAGGAGGAAGACTAA